A section of the Phycisphaerae bacterium genome encodes:
- a CDS encoding cytochrome c3 family protein → MNKNSRHPFNTMLLLCGASLLIIGVTISCGDKDTAPIENSDSTSAGSKLGGVSETEVLYSAGLVGSRHDFTQQGDRSLDLCTPCHTPHLPLPRGAGVGEEDRGRLVSYQADGVELDGASLLCLSCHDGVIASDVYTASHATTFAAQFGTSRLGTALLAGHPIGVKYPATESTYRAPAAVTADGRIKLPDGRVQCISCHDPHNTGRHEGMLVKSNSGSRLCLACHRL, encoded by the coding sequence ATGAATAAGAACTCGCGACATCCGTTCAATACCATGCTGCTGCTTTGCGGCGCATCCCTTCTCATTATCGGCGTGACGATCTCCTGCGGCGACAAAGATACCGCACCCATCGAGAACAGCGATTCGACCTCCGCCGGCAGCAAGCTCGGCGGCGTCTCTGAGACAGAGGTCCTCTACTCAGCCGGGCTGGTCGGCAGTCGACACGATTTCACCCAGCAAGGCGATCGATCGCTCGATCTCTGCACACCCTGCCACACACCGCACCTCCCCCTGCCGCGCGGCGCCGGCGTCGGCGAGGAAGACCGAGGTCGCCTGGTCTCCTATCAGGCCGATGGCGTCGAGCTTGATGGAGCGTCGCTGCTGTGCCTGAGTTGCCACGATGGGGTCATCGCCAGCGACGTCTATACCGCCTCCCATGCGACCACATTCGCCGCCCAATTCGGAACTTCGCGACTCGGCACCGCTTTGCTCGCGGGGCATCCGATCGGCGTGAAGTACCCGGCAACCGAATCGACCTATCGAGCACCGGCCGCCGTCACGGCCGACGGACGTATCAAGTTGCCCGACGGAAGGGTTCAGTGCATTTCGTGTCACGATCCGCACAACACCGGACGACATGAGGGCATGCTGGTGAAGTCCAACAGCGGCAGCCGACTGTGTCTCGCCTGCCATCGCCTGTAG